Proteins from a single region of Gossypium arboreum isolate Shixiya-1 chromosome 1, ASM2569848v2, whole genome shotgun sequence:
- the LOC128289401 gene encoding transcription termination factor MTERF6, chloroplastic/mitochondrial-like — MASRVSNYVHFETPEKPDSLITFLENHGFSNTQIVNLIRRQPKLLVLDAEKTLSPKLEFLYSIGFSRPELAKILSSYPHLLKYSLEKQIIPSFNLLRNLFQSHDKIIKAIKRHTGILVYDSESYLCPNMNVLRGIGVPESNILMLLNCQPRALLFNPVRLKEIVEEIKRMGIDSSTKKLLIAVRALRSMTKSTLEKKIDVYRRWGWSDQ; from the coding sequence ATGGCTTCTCGGGTTTCAAATTATGTTCATTTTGAAACTCCTGAAAAGCCTGATTCTCTGATTACTTTCCTGGAAAACCATGGGTTCTCCAATACCCAAATCGTAAATCTCATTAGAAGACAGCCAAAGTTGCTTGTTCTTGATGCTGAGAAAACCCTTTCGCCCAAATTAGAGTTTCTTTACTCTATAGGTTTTTCAAGGCCTGAGCTTGCTAAAATCTTGAGTAGCTATCCTCATCTGTTGAAATATAGTTTAGAGAAACAAATTATCCCTTCATTTAATTTACTCAGGAACTTGTTTCAATCTCATGATAAGATTATCAAGGCTATAAAACGACATACTGGTATTCTTGTCTATGATTCCGAGTCGTATTTGTGTCCGAATATGAATGTTTTGAGAGGAATTGGAGTCCCCGAATCAAATATCCTTATGCTGCTTAACTGTCAGCCTAGAGCGCTTTTGTTTAATCCGGTTCGGCTTAAGGAGATTGTGGAGGAAATCAAAAGAATGGGGATTGATTCTTCGACGAAGAAGCTTCTCATTGCGGTTCGTGCTTTGAGATCAATGACCAAATCCACATTAGAGAAGAAGATTGATGTTTATAGGCGATGGGGTTGGTCTGACCAATAG
- the LOC108481003 gene encoding transcription termination factor MTERF15, mitochondrial-like, producing the protein MFYFIIRTSFAHGRQTIAASQNSNLLIFKQSSGLRFFSNSSNGHSFAASYLINKCGFSPEMASRVSHYVHFETPAKPDSLIAFLENHGFSNTQIVNLIKRQPLLLVLDAEKSLSPKLEFLYSIGFSRPELAKLLSNYPRLLTSSLEKQIIPSFDLLRNLFQSHDKTIKAIKRYTGVLAYDSESYLYPNLNVLRGIGVPESNILALLNCQPRSLLFNPVRLKEIVEEVKRMGIDSSRKKFLVAVYAFRSMSKSTLEKKIDVYRRWGWSDQEINEAFRRYPLCMTVSEDKIMFTMDFLVNKMGYSSTHIAKQPSFLTRSLEKRIMPRALFARELISQGLVNEFKLSALFDTSEKVFIRMLVDRFVNKAPDLLKLYKEKLKISEKKNIELEFVNGSSHDFVAVFLSSIDEP; encoded by the exons atgttttatttcataattagaACTAGTTTTGCTCATGGGAGGCAAACCATTGCAGCTTCTCAAAATTCCAATCTTTTAATCTTTAAACAATCAAGTGGTCTTAGATTTTTCTCCAATAGCTCAAATGGACACTCATTTGCAGCTTCATACCTTATAAACAAATGTGGGTTCTCCCCAGAAATGGCTTCTCGGGTTTCACATTATGTTCATTTTGAAACTCCTGCAAAGCCTGATTCTCTGATTGCTTTCCTGGAAAACCATGGGTTCTCCAATACCCAAATAGTAAATCTCATCAAAAGACAGCCACTGTTGCTTGTTCTTGATGCTGAGAAATCCCTTTCGCCCAAATTAGAGTTTCTTTACTCTATAGGTTTTTCAAGGCCTGAGCTTGCTAAACTCTTGAGTAACTATCCTCGTCTGTTGACATCTAGTTTAGAGAAACAAATTATCCCTTCTTTTGATTTACTTAGGAACTTGTTTCAATCTCATGATAAGACTATAAAGGCTATAAAACGATATACCGGTGTTCTTGCCTATGATTCTGAGTCGTATTTGTATCCGAATTTGAATGTTTTGAGAGGAATTGGAGTCCCCGAATCGAATATCCTTGCGCTGCTTAACTGTCAGCCTAGATCGCTTTTGTTTAATCCGGTTCGGCTTAAGGAGATTGTGGAGGAAGTCAAAAGAATGGGGATTGATTCTTCGAGGAAGAAGTTTCTTGTTGCGGTTTACGCTTTCAGATCAATGAGTAAATCCACATTAGAGAAGAAGATTGACGTTTATAGGAGATGGGGTTGGTCTGACCAAGAGATTAACGAAGCTTTCCGGAGGTATCCATTGTGTATGACGGTTTCAGAGGATAAGATCATGTTTACAATGGATTTTCTGGTGAACAAAATGGGCTACAGCTCGACTCACATTGCCAAACAACCGAGTTTCTTAACACGGAGCTTAGAGAAGAGGATTATGCCAAGGGCATTGTTTGCTCGAGAATTGATATCACAAGGTTTggttaatgaatttaaattgtcTGCATTGTTTGACACATCGGAAAAGGTGTTCATTAGGATGCTTGTTGACCGTTTCGTAAACAAAGCACCCGATCTCTTGAAGCTTTACAAAGAAAAACTTAagatttcagaaaaaaaaaacatagaa TTGGAATTTGTCAATGGAAGCAGCCATGATTTTGTAGCTGTATTCCTTTCTTCCATTGATGAACCTTAA
- the LOC108481032 gene encoding uncharacterized protein LOC108481032, with protein sequence MNVLRGIGVPESNILMLLYRHPRKFLYSPVRLKEIVEEVKGIGIDSSTKKFLAAVIALRSMSKSTLEKKFDVYRRWGWSDQEIREAFQRYPSCVTASEDKIMAIMDFLVNKMGYHSNLVAKQPSIFSQSLEKRIVPRALFARELLSLGLVSNLTLSVLFDTSEKVFIRMFVDRFVNKAPDLLKLYKEKRKISEKN encoded by the coding sequence ATGAATGTTTTGAGAGGAATTGGAGTCCCTGAATCGAATATCCTTATGCTGCTTTACCGTCATCCTCGAAAATTTTTGTATAGTCCGGTTCGACTTAAGGAGATTGTGGAGGAAGTCAAAGGAATAGGGATTGATTCTTCAACGAAGAAGTTTCTTGCTGCGGTTATTGCTTTGAGATCAATGAGCAAATCCACACTAGAGAAGAAATTTGATGTATATAGGAGATGGGGTTGGTCGGACCAAGAGATTCGTGAAGCTTTTCAAAGGTATCCGTCGTGTGTTACTGCTTCAGAGGATAAGATCATGGCTATAATGGACTTTCTCGTGAACAAAATGGGCTATCATTCGAATCTGGTTGCTAAACAACCGAGTATTTTCAGTCAAAGCTTAGAGAAGAGGATTGTCCCAAGGGCTTTATTTGCTCGAGAATTGTTGTCACTGGGTTTGGTTAGTAACTTAACATTGTCTGTATTGTTTGACACATCGGAAAAGGTGTTCATTAGGATGTTTGTTGACCGTTTTGTAAACAAAGCACCCGATCTCCTGAAGCTTTACAAAGAAAAACGTAagatttcagaaaaaaattag
- the LOC128279269 gene encoding transcription termination factor MTERF15, mitochondrial-like isoform X1 has protein sequence MFYFIFRTSFLHGKQTIAASQSSSLFIFKRSIGLRLFSNSSNGHSFTVSYLLSKCGFSPELASRVSNFVHFETPEKPDSLIVFLENHGFSQTQIANLIKRQPTLLLSDTEKTLLPKLEFLYSIGFSRPELAKLLSSYPLLLKSSLKKQIIPSFNLLRDLFQSNDKTIKAIKRFAGILVYDAYVFSNIKVLRGIGVPESNILTMFINPRALLRNPVRFKEIVEEAKRMGFDSLTKKFAHVVISLNSMSKSTLEKKFDVYRRWCWSDQEIREAFQRYPSCITASEDKIMAIMDFLVNKMGYRSNLVAKQPSILRQSFEKRIVPRALFARELLSLGLVSNLTLSVLFFICFLKK, from the coding sequence ATGTTTTATTTCATCTTTAGAACTAGTTTTCTTCATGGGAAGCAAACCATTGCAGCCTCTCAAAGTTCCAGTCTTTTCATCTTTAAACGATCAATTGGTCTTAGATTATTCTCCAATAGCTCAAATGGACACTCATTTACGGTTTCATACCTTTTGAGCAAGTGTGGGTTCTCCCCAGAATTGGCTTCTCGGGTTTCAAATTTTGTTCATTTTGAAACCCCTGAAAAGCCTGATTCTCTGATTGTTTTCCTGGAAAATCATGGGTTTTCACAAACCCAAATCGCAAATCTCATCAAAAGACAGCCTACTTTGCTTCTTTCTGATACTGAGAAAACCCTTTTGCCCAAATTGGAGTTTCTTTACTCTATAGGCTTTTCAAGGCCTGAGCTTGCCAAACTCTTGAGTAGCTACCCTCTTCTACTGAAATCTAGTTTAAAGAAACAAATTATCCCTTCATTTAATTTACTGAGGGACTTGTTTCAATCCAATGATAAGACTATCAAGGCTATAAAACGATTTGCTGGAATTCTTGTGTATGATGCGTATGTGTTTTCGAATATAAAGGTTTTGAGAGGAATTGGAGTCCCTGAATCGAATATCCTTACGATGTTTATTAATCCTCGAGCATTGTTGCGTAATCCGGTTCGGTTTAAGGAGATTGTGGAGGAAGCTAAAAGAATGGGGTTCGATTCTTTGACGAAGAAGTTCGCCCATGtggttatttctttgaattcaaTGAGCAAATCCACACTAGAGAAGAAATTTGATGTATATAGGAGATGGTGTTGGTCGGACCAAGAGATTCGTGAAGCTTTTCAAAGGTATCCGTCGTGTATTACTGCTTCAGAGGATAAGATCATGGCTATAATGGACTTTCTCGTGAACAAAATGGGCTATCGTTCGAATCTCGTTGCTAAACAACCGAGCATTTTGAGGCAAAGCTTTGAGAAGAGGATTGTCCCGAGGGCTCTGTTTGCTCGAGAATTGTTATCACTAGGTTTGGTTAGTAACTTAACATTGTCTGTATTGTTTTTTATttgctttttaaaaaaatag
- the LOC108481933 gene encoding uncharacterized protein LOC108481933, which yields MFYFIIRTSFVHGRQTIAASQSSNLLIFKRSIGLRLFSNSSNGHSFTVSYLINKCGFSPEMASRVSNFVHFETPEKPDSLIVFLENHGFSQTQIVKLIKREPTLLLSDTEKTLLPKLEFLYSVGFSRPELAKLLSSHPHLLKYSLKKQIIPSFNLLRDLFQSDDKTIKAIKRFAGILVYDSKSYLYPNMNVLRGNGVPESNILVLLNRYPRTFLYNPVRLKEIVEEVKVMGINSSTKKFLAAVIALTSMSKSTLERKFDVYRRWGWSDQEIHEAFQRYPSCIEVSEDKIMAIMDFLVNKMGYNSTLIAKQSSVLGRSLKRIVPRALFARELLSLGLIRITVFDTS from the exons ATGTTTTATTTCATCATTAGAACTAGTTTTGTTCATGGGAGGCAAACCATTGCAGCCTCTCAAAGTTCCAATCTTTTAATCTTTAAACGATCAATTGGTCTTAGATTATTCTCCAATAGCTCAAATGGACACTCATTTACGGTTTCATACCTTATAAACAAATGTGGGTTCTCCCCAGAAATGGCTTCTCGGGTTTCAAATTTTGTTCATTTTGAAACCCCTGAAAAGCCTGATTCTCTGATTGTTTTCCTGGAAAATCATGGGTTTTCACAGACCCAAATCGTAAAACTCATCAAAAGAGAGCCGACTTTGCTTCTTTCTGATACTGAGAAAACCCTTTTGCCCAAATTAGAGTTTCTTTACTCTGTAGGTTTTTCAAGGCCTGAGCTTGCTAAACTCTTGAGTAGCCATCCCCATCTACTGAAATATAGTTTAAAGAAACAAATTATCCCTTCGTTTAATTTACTGAGGGATTTGTTTCAATCCGATGATAAGACTATCAAGGCTATAAAACGATTTGCTGGTATTCTTGTCTATGATTCCAAGTCATATTTGTATCCGAATATGAATGTTTTGAGAGGGAATGGAGTCCCTGAATCAAATATCCTTGTGCTGCTTAACCGTTATCCTCGAACATTTTTGTATAATCCGGTTAGGCTTAAGGAGATTGTGGAGGAAGTCAAAGTAATGGGAATTAATTCTTCAACGAAGAAGTTTCTTGCTGCGGTTATTGCTTTGACATCAATGAGCAAATCCACACTAGAGAGGAAATTTGATGTATATAGGAGATGGGGTTGGTCGGACCAAGAGATTCATGAAGCTTTTCAAAGGTATCCGTCGTGTATTGAGGTTTCGGAGGATAAGATCATGGCTATAATGGACTTTCTTGTGAACAAAATGGGCTACAATTCGACTCTTATTGCCAAACAATCAAGTGTTTTAGGTCGGAGCTTAAAGAGGATTGTTCCGAGGGCTTTGTTTGCTCGAGAATTGTTGTCACTGGGTTTG ATTCGAATCACTGTCTTTGATACAAGTTGA
- the LOC108480785 gene encoding transcription termination factor MTERF8, chloroplastic-like, producing MACPQSFNLSIIKTSTTLRFFSNTSNQNSFTVSYLMNKCGFTPEFASFASKYVHFETPERPDSLFAFLENHGFSKTQILNLIKRRPRLLIYDTEKILLPKLEFFYSIGFSRPELTKILTSYPAVLICSLKKQIIPSFNLLRNLFQSDDKAIKTIKRYGAIFVYDFERNLIPNMNLLRGIGVPESNILMLLNHQPRPLLYDQVRLKEIVEEVKRMGFDSSTKKFVDVVIALSSMSKSTLEKKFDVYRRWGWSDQEIHEAFQRYPMCMAVSEDKIMAVMDFLVNKMGYSSTLIAKQSSVLRQSLEKRIVPRALFARELLSQGLVTDFKLSVLFHSSEKVFVDRFVNKAPDLLKLYKERLNASEKKKRVSIGCNISIL from the coding sequence ATGGCATGCCCTCAAAGTTTCAATCTTTCAATCATTAAAACATCAACTACTCTTAGATTCTTCTCCAATACCTCAAATCAAAACTCGTTTACAGTTTCATACCTCATGAACAAATGTGGGTTCACCCCAGAATTTGCTTCATTTGCTTCAAAATATGTTCATTTCGAAACACCTGAAAGGCCTGATTCTCTGTTTGCTTTCCTGGAAAATCATGGGTTTTCGAAAACCCAAATCTTAAATCTCATCAAAAGAAGGCCAAGATTGCTTATTTATGATACTGAGAAAATCCTTTTGCCGAAATTGGAGTTTTTTTACTCTATAGGTTTTTCAAGGCCTGAGCTTACTAAAATCTTGACTAGCTATCCTGCAGTGTTGATATGTAGTTTAAAGAAACAAATTATCCCTTCGTTTAATTTACTGAGGAACTTGTTTCAGTCTGATGATAAGGCTATTAAGACTATAAAACGATATGGTGCTATTTTTGTGTATGATTTTGAGAGGAATTTAATTCCCAATATGAATCTTTTGAGAGGAATTGGAGTCCCGGAATCGAATATCCTTATGCTGCTTAACCATCAGCCTAGACCGCTTTTGTATGATCAGGTTCGGCTTAAGGAGATTGTGGAGGAAGTTAAAAGAATGGGGTTCGATTCTTCGACGAAGAAGTTCGTTGATGTGGTTATTGCTTTGAGTTCAATGAGCAAATCCACTCTAGAGAAGAAATTTGATGTATATAGGAGATGGGGTTGGTCGGACCAAGAGATTCATGAAGCTTTTCAAAGGTATCCTATGTGTATGGCAGTTTCTGAGGATAAGATCATGGCCGTAATGGATTTTCTGGTGAACAAAATGGGCTATAGTTCGACTCTCATTGCCAAACAATCGAGTGTTTTAAGGCAGAGCTTAGAGAAGAGGATTGTCCCGAGGGCTTTGTTTGCTCGAGAATTGTTATCGCAAGGTTTGGTTACTGACTTTAAATTGTCTGTATTGTTTCACTCATCGGAGAAGGTGTTTGTTGACCGTTTCGTAAACAAAGCACCCGACCTGTTGAAGCTATACAAAGAAAGGCTCAAtgcttcagaaaaaaaaaaaagagttagtaTAGGCTGCAACATTAGTATTTTGTAG
- the LOC128279269 gene encoding uncharacterized protein LOC128279269 isoform X2, protein MFYRRWHRASVHSFSARKSDSIFRANQEVLRGIGVPESNILTMFINPRALLRNPVRFKEIVEEAKRMGFDSLTKKFAHVVISLNSMSKSTLEKKFDVYRRWCWSDQEIREAFQRYPSCITASEDKIMAIMDFLVNKMGYRSNLVAKQPSILRQSFEKRIVPRALFARELLSLGLVSNLTLSVLFFICFLKK, encoded by the exons ATGTTTTACCGGCGGTGGCACAGAGCTTCAGTTCACTCATTTTCCGCTAGAAAATCCGATTCTATCTTTAGGGCAAATCAAGAG GTTTTGAGAGGAATTGGAGTCCCTGAATCGAATATCCTTACGATGTTTATTAATCCTCGAGCATTGTTGCGTAATCCGGTTCGGTTTAAGGAGATTGTGGAGGAAGCTAAAAGAATGGGGTTCGATTCTTTGACGAAGAAGTTCGCCCATGtggttatttctttgaattcaaTGAGCAAATCCACACTAGAGAAGAAATTTGATGTATATAGGAGATGGTGTTGGTCGGACCAAGAGATTCGTGAAGCTTTTCAAAGGTATCCGTCGTGTATTACTGCTTCAGAGGATAAGATCATGGCTATAATGGACTTTCTCGTGAACAAAATGGGCTATCGTTCGAATCTCGTTGCTAAACAACCGAGCATTTTGAGGCAAAGCTTTGAGAAGAGGATTGTCCCGAGGGCTCTGTTTGCTCGAGAATTGTTATCACTAGGTTTGGTTAGTAACTTAACATTGTCTGTATTGTTTTTTATttgctttttaaaaaaatag
- the LOC108481987 gene encoding transcription termination factor MTERF6, chloroplastic/mitochondrial-like, with amino-acid sequence MFYSIFRTSLLHGRQAMAASQSFNLSFIKISTSLRFISISSNGHSFTVSYFINKCGFSTELASFASKYVHFETPERPDSLFVFLENHGFSKTQILNLIKKRPRLLVCDTEKTLLPKIEYLHSLGFSRPELAKILSSYPTLLMHSLKNQIIPNFNLLRNLFHSDDKAIKAIKRFTPILVYDLESYLYPNMNVLRGIGVPESNILVLLNRQPRSLLYNPVRLKEIVEEAERMGFDSSTKMFLSVVIALKSMTKSTLEKKFDVYRRWGWSDQEIHEAFRRHPLCMTVSEDKVMAIMDFLVNKMGYSSTLIAKQPSILRQSFRKNIVPRALFARELLSQGLVNDLKLSVLFDTSEKVFIRMFVDRFVNKAPDLLKLYKEKLKISEKKQTLEVS; translated from the coding sequence ATGTTTTATTCAATCTTTAGAACTAGTCTTCTTCATGGGAGGCAAGCCATGGCAGCCTCTCAAAGTTTCAATCTTTCATTCATTAAAATCTCAACTAGTCTTAGATTCATCTCCATTAGCTCAAATGGACACTCATTTACAGTTTCATACTTTATAAACAAATGTGGGTTCTCCACAGAATTGGCTTCATTTGCTTCAAAATATGTTCATTTCGAAACACCTGAAAGGCCTGACTCTCTGTTTGTTTTCCTGGAAAATCATGGGTTTTCGAAAACCCAAATCTTAAATCTCATAAAAAAAAGGCCAAGGTTGCTTGTTTGTGATACTGAGAAAACTCTTTTGCCCAAAATAGAGTATCTTCACTCCTTAGGTTTTTCAAGGCCAGAGCTTGCTAAAATCTTGAGTAGCTATCCTACATTGTTGATGCATAGTTTAAAGAACCAAATTATCCCTAATTTTAATTTACTGAGGAACTTGTTTCACTCTGATGATAAGGCTATTAAGGCTATAAAACGATTTACCCCTATTCTTGTGTACGATTTGGAGTCGTATTTGTATCCGAATATGAATGTTTTGAGAGGAATTGGAGTCCCCGAATCGAATATCCTTGTGCTGCTTAACCGTCAGCCTAGATCACTTTTGTATAATCCGGTTCGGCTTAAGGAGATTGTGGAGGAAGCCGAAAGAATGGGGTTTGATTCTTCAACGAAGATGTTTCTCAGTGTGGTTATTGCTTTGAAATCAATGACCAAATCCACACTAGAGAAGAAGTTTGATGTTTATAGGAGATGGGGTTGGTCTGACCAAGAGATTCACGAAGCTTTCCGGAGGCATCCGCTGTGTATGACAGTTTCGGAGGATAAGGTCATGGCTATAATGGATTTTCTCGTGAACAAAATGGGCTACAGTTCGACTCTTATTGCCAAACAACCGAGTATTTTAAGGCAGAGCTTCAGGAAGAATATTGTCCCAAGGGCTCTGTTTGCTCGAGAATTGTTATCACAAGGTTTGGTTAATGACTTAAAATTGTCTGTATTGTTTGACACATCGGAAAAGGTGTTCATTAGGATGTTTGTTGACCGTTTCGTAAACAAAGCACCCGATCTCTTGAAGCTTTACAAAGAAAAACTTAAGATTTCAGAAAAAAAACAAACATTAGAAGTGAGTTAG
- the LOC108483524 gene encoding cullin-1-like: MTMNERKTIDLEQGWEFMQKGITKLKNILEGLPEPQFSSEDYMMLYTTIYNMCTQKPPHDYSQQLYDKYRESFEEYITSSVLPSLREKHDEFMLRELVKRWTNHKVMVRWLSRFFHYLDRYFIARRSLPPLNEVGLTCFRELVYQEVNAKVRDAVISLIDQEREGEQIDRALLKNVLDIFVEIGMGQMDYYENDFEATMLKDTAAYYSRKAANWIVDDSCPDYMLKAEECLKREKDRVSNYLHSSSEPKLLEKVQHELLSVWANRLLDKEHSGCHALLRDDKVEDLSRMFRLFSKIPRGLDPVSSTFKQHVTAEGTALVKLAEDAASTKKAEKRDVVGLQEQVFVRKVIELHDKYLAYVNDCFQNHTLFHKALKEAFEAFCNKGVAGSSSAELLATFCDNILKKGGSEKLSDEAIEETLEKVVKLLAYISDKDLFAEFYRKKLARRLLFDKSANDDHERSILTKLKQQCGGQFTSKMEGMVTDLTLARENQTNFEEYLSNNPNANPGIDLTVTVLTTGFWPSYKSFDLNLPAEMIKCVEVFRDFYQTKTKHRKLTWIYSLGTCNLIGKFEPKTMELIVTTYQASALLLFNSSDRLSYSEIMIQLNLTDDDVVRLLHSLSCAKYKILNKEPSTKTISSTDQFEFNSKFTDKMRRIKIPLPPVDEKKKVIEDVDKDRRYAIDASIVRIMKSRKVLGHQQLVMECVEQLGRMFKPDFKVIKKRIEDLITRDYLERDKDNPNTFRYLA, from the exons ATGACGATGAATGAGAGGAAAACGATTGACCTTGAACAAGGATGGGAATTTATGCAAAAAGGAATTACAAAGCTAAAGAACATTCTTGAAGGCTTGCCAGAGCCTCAATTTAGCTCAGAGGATTATATGATGCTTTATAC AACCATTTACAATATGTGTACCCAAAAGCCGCCTCACGACTATTCTCAACAGTTGTATGATAAGTATCGAGAATCTTTTGAAGAATACATCACATCATCG GTACTTCCATCTTTACGTGAAAAACATGATGAGTTTATGTTGAGAGAGCTGGTGAAAAGGTGGACTAACCATAAAGTTATGGTTAGGTGGCTTTCACGGTTCTTTCATTACCTTGATCGCTACTTTATTGCTCGGAGGTCATTGCCTCCCCTTAATGAAGTTGGACTCACATGTTTCCGAGAGTTG GTCTACCAAGAGGTAAATGCAAAAGTGAGGGATGCAGTAATTTCTCTG ATTGATCAAGAACGTGAGGGTGAGCAGATTGATCGAgctttgttgaagaatgttttggATATATTTGTTGAAATTGGAATGGGGCAAATGGATTACTATGAGAATGACTTTGAGGCTACTATGCTCAAAGATACAGCTGCCTATTATTCAAGGAAGGCTGCAAATTGGATTGTAGATGATTCTTGTCCCGATTATATGTTGAAA GCTGAGGAGTGTTTAAAACGAGAGAAAGATAGGGTCTCAAATTACTTGCATTCTAGTAGTGAGCCTAAATTACTTGAG AAAGTTCAACATGAGTTGCTCTCCGTCTGGGCAAACCGACTGCTTGATAAAGAGCACTCTGGATGCCATGCATTGCTCAGAGACGACAAG GTGGAGGATTTGTCAAGAATGTTTAGACTCTTTTCAAAAATTCCTCGAGGGTTAGATCCTGTGTCAAGTACCTTCAAACAG CATGTTACCGCTGAAGGCACAGCGTTGGTCAAACTGGCCGAGGATGCTGCAAGCACCAAAAAG GCAGAAAAACGGGACGTGGTTGGCCTGCAAGAGcag GTTTTCGTGAGGAAAGTGATTGAGTTGCATGACAAATACCTAGCATACGTGAATGATTGTTTTCAAAATCATACTCTCTTTCACAAG GCTCTCAAAGAGGCTTTTGAAGCCTTTTGTAACAAGGGTGTTGCCGGAAGCTCAAGTGCGGAGCTACTTGCTACCTTTTGTGATAATATTCTCAAGAAAGGTGGAAGTGAGAAATTGAGTGATGAAGCCATCGAAGAAACACTCGAAAAG GTTGTGAAGCTACTTGCTTATATTAGTGACAAGGACTTGTTTGCTGAATTCTACCG GAAAAAACTCGCTCGAAGGCTTCTTTTCGACAAGAGTGCTAATGATGACCATGAGAGAAGTATATTGACAAAGCTGAAACAGCAGTGTGGCGGCCAGTTCACCTCAAAGATGGAAGGAATG GTGACAGATTTAACATTAGCAAGGGAAAACCAGACAAATTTTGAGGAGTATTTGAGCAATAATCCAAATGCAAATCCGGGGATCGATTTGACAGTAACTGTTTTGACTACTGGTTTCTGGCCAAGTTACAAGTCTTTTGATCTCAACCTTCCTGCTGAGATG ATTAAGTGTGTTGAAGTTTTCAGGGACTTCTATCAGACAAAAACGAAACACAGGAAACTTACTTGGATATATTCTTTGGGTACTTGTAACCTTATTGGGAAGTTTGAACCAAAAACAATGGAGTTGATTGTCACGACATATCAG GCTTCTGCCTTACTGCTATTCAATTCCTCCGATAGACTGAGCTATTCGGAGATCATGATACAGTTGAACTTAACTGATGATGACGTTGTTAGACTTTTGCACTCGTTGTCATGTGCTAAATATAAAATTCTGAACAAGGAACCAAGCACAAAAACCATCTCCTCCACTGATCAGTTCGAGTTCAACTCCAAGTTTACCGATAAAATGAGGAGGATCAAG ATTCCTCTTCCCCCTGTGGATGAGAAGAAGAAAGTAATTGAAGATGTTGACAAGGATAGACGGTATGCCATTGATGCCTCGATTGTACGCATCATGAAGAGTCGGAAAGTTCTAGGTCACCAGCAGTTGGTTATGGAGTGTGTCGAGCAGTTAGGCCGCATGTTCAAG CCTGATTTCAAGGTGATCAAGAAGCGAATTGAGGACTTGATTACACGAGACTATCTTGAGAGGGACAAAGATAACCCCAATACGTTCAGGTACTTGGCATGA